The following proteins are encoded in a genomic region of Liolophura sinensis isolate JHLJ2023 chromosome 7, CUHK_Ljap_v2, whole genome shotgun sequence:
- the LOC135470160 gene encoding WD repeat-containing protein 82-like, whose amino-acid sequence MSPINDTFLSGSLDKTIRLWDLKSQNCQGLMHLPGRPVAGFDPEGLIFSAGINSERVKLYDLRSFDKGPFTTFNLPQEKDCEWTGMKFSPDGKFIVISTNGQIIRLIDAFHGTPVHSFTGFTNSRQIPLEASFTPDSQFVISGSSDGKMHCWSTISGSKIAMLGCDHPGPVQCVQFNPRFMMLATACTNMAFWLPYMDE is encoded by the exons ATGTCTCCTATTAACGACACATTCCTCTCTGGCTCACTTGATAAAACAATTcgtttgtgggatttgaagtCACAAAACTGCCAG GGGTTGATGCATTTACCAGGAAGACCAGTAGCAGGGTTTGACCCTGAGGGATTAATATTTTCAGCTGGCATCAACTCTGAAAGAGTGAAATTGTATGACTTGAGATCGTTTGACAAG GGACCATTTACCACCTTTAACTTGCCACAAGAAAAAGATTGTGAATGGACAGGAATGAAATTTAGTCCGGATGgcaaatttattgtcatttcaACGAATGGACAAATTATTCGCCTCATCGATGCTTTTCATGGAACTCCAGTTCATTCATTTACA GGTTTTACAAATAGTCGGCAGATCCCACTGGAGGCATCATTTACACCCGATTCACAGTTTGTCATCTCAG GGTCATCTGATGGCAAGATGCACTGTTGGAGTACAATCTCTGGTAGCAAAATAGCCATGTTGGGATGTGACCATCCAGGACCTGTCCAATGTGTGCAGTTTAACCCACGCTTCATGATGCTAGCCACAGCCTGCACTAATATG gCATTTTGGCTTCCATACATGGATGAGTAG
- the LOC135470161 gene encoding emerin homolog 1-like isoform X1, which produces MPSVRKPEAPAEVQLMSNSELAVELRSRGVDVGPIIATTRRVYERKLAELLQGGPLAHVSSSEDEDEEMEDETYEGEVLESEEPEIVPPSKSSGYQSSIRPRPHIRESYSSQEAGTYASRSYSGSGVAAAQSSKPMKKKGISLVAKLVILVIIAVFIYLVVVNMEGTRPKPQTLTQDPGVEKGTET; this is translated from the exons ATGCCTTCAGTTAGGAAGCCTGAAGCCCCTGcagaagtccagctcatgtcaAATTCCGAGCTGGCAGTTGAGCTGAGGTCAAGGGGAGTAGATGTTGGACCAATAATAG CAACAACTCGCAGAGTATATGAAAGGAAGCTTGCTGAATTACTTCAAGGTGGACCTCTTGCTCATGTCAGTTCTTCAGAAGATGAAG ATGAAGAAATGGAAGATGAAACTTATGAAGGAGAGGTCCTTGAAAGTGAGGAACCAGAAATTGTACCGCCTTCAAAATCATCTGG GTACCAGTCATCTATTCGACCAAGACCTCACATCAGAGAGAGTTACTCAAGTCAGGAAGCAGGCACGTACGCTAGCCGCTCATACAGTGGATCTGG TGTTGCTGCTGCACAGTCATCAAAACCTATGAAGAAGAAAGGAATATCTTTGGTGGCAAAGCTTGTAATTTTGGTCATAATAGCTGTCTTTATCTACCTGGTTGTAGTGAACATGGAAGGCACTCGCCCAAAACCACAAACCCTAACACAAGACCCAGGGGTTGAAAAAGGAACAGAGACATag
- the LOC135470364 gene encoding N-acylglucosamine 2-epimerase-like isoform X1, translating into MAIHCPDNLTNAQPHKLNMESRLVEFRDKMAADLDRTMEFWLKNSHDDKYGGFFTCLTRDGKVYDETKYCWLQGRQVWTYSRLYNDVKRFHKPEILDAARNGGEFLMKYVKNPETWKCYFSLTRDGKPLKIQRTIFSECFYLMALSELARATGDPKYKTEALKMMDKILYWVRVDDTELGRPKLAGMESVNKMAIPMVILCLIDQLVTMEPGLLDKYRSDMKWCISQVLSHVQRDGKVVLENVSFDGKELPGCAGRLMNPGHAIEAGWVLTTLANRLEDNTLKSIAIEKFIDTSFENGWDKKYGGIFYFLDADGLSPAQLEWNMKLWWPHNEALIAFLMAYKETKNSEYFQKFSKVFDYAYKHFVDDVHGEWFGYLDRRGEINMDFKGGDYKGCFHVARYLMMCEKMATELLGNE; encoded by the exons aTGGCCATTCATTGTCCTGACAATCTTACGAATGCTCAGCCCCACAAACTGAACATGGAAAGTAGACTAGTCGAGTTTCGGGACAAGATGGCAGCAGACTTGGACAGAACCATGGAATTTTGGCTAAAGAACTCCCACGACGATAAATATGG AGGGTTCTTCACCTGCCTCACTAGAGACGGGAAGGTGTATGACGAAACCAAATACTGCTGGCTCCAAGGCagacag GTGTGGACATATTCCAGACTGTACAATGATGTGAAACGTTTCCATAAACCTGAAATACTGGACGCTGCTCGGAAtg GAGGTGAGTTTCTtatgaaatatgtcaaaaatcCGGAGACCTGGAAGTGCTATTTTTCGCTAACAAGAGATGGGAAACCGTTGAAAATCCAGCGAACTATTTTCTCGGAGTGCTTTTACCTTATGGCTTTGTCAGAGCTCGCCAGAGCCACTGGGGACCCGAAGTACAAG ACCGAGGCCCTGAAAATGATGGATAAGATACTGTACTGGGTTCGAGTGGATGACACAGAGTTAGGCCGTCCAAAACTGGCAGGAATGGAGTCCGTGAACAAGATGGCCATACCTATGGTGATTCTATGTCTGATAGACCAACTAGTCACCATGGAACCAGGGTTACTTGACAAATATCGGAGTGACATGAAATGGTGTATCTCCCAAGTACTTTCACACGTCCAG AGAGACGGAAAGGTTGTTCTTGAAAACGTGTCTTTTGACGGTAAAGAACTACCTGGATGTGCAGGTCGACTAATGAACCCAG GTCATGCTATTGAAGCCGGTTGGGTCTTGACGACACTGGCAAATAGGCTAGAAGACAACACTCTGAAGAGCATAGCCATTGAGAAGTTCATTGACACGTCCTTCGAGAACGGTTGGGACAAGAAGTACGGTGGGATATTTTACTTTCTCGATGCAGATGGCCTGTCGCCAGCGCAACTAGAATGGAACATGAAGCTTTGGTGGCCGCACAACGAAGCTCTCATAGCATTTTTGATGGCCTACAAAGAGACGAAAAATTCTGAATACTTTCAAAAATTCTCCAAAGTCTTCGATTACGCTTACAAGCAT TTCGTCGACGATGTACACGGAGAATGGTTCGGATATCTGGATCGGAGGGGAGAAATTAATATGGATTTCAAAGGAGGGGATTACAAAG GATGTTTCCACGTGGCAAGATACCTCATGATGTGCGAAAAAATGGCCACGGAGCTGCTTGGTAATGAGTAA
- the LOC135471544 gene encoding alpha-N-acetylgalactosaminidase-like: MICTVIILVVCICSTGYALNNGLALTPPMGWLHWERFRCNTDCVNDPDFCVREQLIMQMADRMVSDGYKDLGYEYVNIDDCWLARERDAQGRLQADPDRFPSGMSGLAKYIHSKGLKLGIYEDFGTETCAKYPGSEFYLSVDAQTFADWGIDYVKFDVCNSDSGDSNFGFPIMGFFLNQTGRPMIFSCEWPLVSAKPNFTAVRDTCNLWRTSHDMEDSWEMLSYVIEFYGNDTNGLSAYAGPGGWNDPDELIIGNFGLSYEQERVQMAMWAIFAAPLLMSVDLRDIRPASKALLQNKNVLRINQDPMGIQGKRRTIVSNIEVWTRPISPEGTVAVALLNVVGKGMPTRVTVSAKQMGLSNTNGYNLTEVFDGQPIGTLTPQESYTVKVNPSGVYFFTANPL, translated from the exons ATGATTTGCACTGTGATTATTTTGGTCGTGTGTATATGTTCTACTGGATATGCACTAAATAACGGACTCGCCCTCACTCCACCAATGGGATGGCTTCACTGGGAGCGGTTCCGCTGCAACACAGATTGTGTGAACGATCCAGACTTTTGCGTGAG GGAACAGCTGATTATGCAGATGGCGGATCGGATGGTGTCTGACGGTTACAAGGACCTTGGCTACGAGTACGTGAATATTGACGACTGCTGGCTGGCCAGGGAGAGGGATGCCCAAGGCCGTTTGCAGGCTGATCCTGACCGTTTTCCGAGTGGCATGTCTGGTTTGGCCAAATAT ATCCACTCTAAGGGATTGAAGCTTGGTATTTATGAAGATTTTGGCACAGAGACGTGCGCCAAGTATCCTGGCAGTGAGTTCTATTTATCCGTCGACGCACAGACGTTTGCTGACTGGGGAATAGATTACGTCAAATTTGATGTATGCAACTCCGACTCCGGGGACAGCAACTTTG gCTTTCCAATCATGGGATTCTTCTTAAATCAAACGGGTCGACCAATGATATTTTCTTGCGAGTGGCCTTTGGTATCTGCTAAG CCTAACTTCACTGCAGTAAGGGATACGTGCAATTTATGGAGGACATCCCACGACATGGAAGATTCTTGGGAAATGCTGTCGTATGTGATCGAGTTTTATGGAAATGACACCAACGGGCTAAGCGCATACGCTGGGCCTGGAGGATGGAACGATCCAGACGAA CTCATTATCGGAAACTTTGGTTTGAGCTATGAACAGGAACGTGTACAGATGGCCATGTGGGCCATTTTTGCGGCTCCCCTGCTCATGTCCGTCGACCTGCGGGATATCCGTCCCGCGTCAAAGGCATTGCTCCAGAACAAAAATGTCCTACGGATAAACCAGGATCCAATGGGAATACAGGGGAAACGGCGCACCATT GTAAGCAATATAGAAGTCTGGACAAGGCCAATTTCACCTGAAGGTACAGTGGCTGTGGCGTTACTGAACGTTGTGGGGAAGGGCATGCCGACGAGGGTCACAGTCTCAGCCAAGCAGATGGGGCTCAGTAACACTAACGGGTACAACCTCACCGAGGTGTTCGATGGGCAACCGATTGGAACGCTGACACCTCAAGAGTCCTATACAGTCAAGGTCAATCCAAGCGGAGTATATTTCTTTACTGCCAATCCACTCTGA
- the LOC135470161 gene encoding emerin homolog 1-like isoform X2, whose translation MPSVRKPEAPAEVQLMSNSELAVELRSRGVDVGPIIATTRRVYERKLAELLQGGPLAHVSSSEDEDEEMEDETYEGEVLESEEPEIVPPSKSSGYQSSIRPRPHIRESYSSQEAVLLLHSHQNL comes from the exons ATGCCTTCAGTTAGGAAGCCTGAAGCCCCTGcagaagtccagctcatgtcaAATTCCGAGCTGGCAGTTGAGCTGAGGTCAAGGGGAGTAGATGTTGGACCAATAATAG CAACAACTCGCAGAGTATATGAAAGGAAGCTTGCTGAATTACTTCAAGGTGGACCTCTTGCTCATGTCAGTTCTTCAGAAGATGAAG ATGAAGAAATGGAAGATGAAACTTATGAAGGAGAGGTCCTTGAAAGTGAGGAACCAGAAATTGTACCGCCTTCAAAATCATCTGG GTACCAGTCATCTATTCGACCAAGACCTCACATCAGAGAGAGTTACTCAAGTCAGGAAGCAG TGTTGCTGCTGCACAGTCATCAAAACCTATGA
- the LOC135470364 gene encoding N-acylglucosamine 2-epimerase-like isoform X2, with protein MYIVNAFPHKLNMESRLVEFRDKMAADLDRTMEFWLKNSHDDKYGGFFTCLTRDGKVYDETKYCWLQGRQVWTYSRLYNDVKRFHKPEILDAARNGGEFLMKYVKNPETWKCYFSLTRDGKPLKIQRTIFSECFYLMALSELARATGDPKYKTEALKMMDKILYWVRVDDTELGRPKLAGMESVNKMAIPMVILCLIDQLVTMEPGLLDKYRSDMKWCISQVLSHVQRDGKVVLENVSFDGKELPGCAGRLMNPGHAIEAGWVLTTLANRLEDNTLKSIAIEKFIDTSFENGWDKKYGGIFYFLDADGLSPAQLEWNMKLWWPHNEALIAFLMAYKETKNSEYFQKFSKVFDYAYKHFVDDVHGEWFGYLDRRGEINMDFKGGDYKGCFHVARYLMMCEKMATELLGNE; from the exons ATGTACATCGTCAATGCTTTT CCCCACAAACTGAACATGGAAAGTAGACTAGTCGAGTTTCGGGACAAGATGGCAGCAGACTTGGACAGAACCATGGAATTTTGGCTAAAGAACTCCCACGACGATAAATATGG AGGGTTCTTCACCTGCCTCACTAGAGACGGGAAGGTGTATGACGAAACCAAATACTGCTGGCTCCAAGGCagacag GTGTGGACATATTCCAGACTGTACAATGATGTGAAACGTTTCCATAAACCTGAAATACTGGACGCTGCTCGGAAtg GAGGTGAGTTTCTtatgaaatatgtcaaaaatcCGGAGACCTGGAAGTGCTATTTTTCGCTAACAAGAGATGGGAAACCGTTGAAAATCCAGCGAACTATTTTCTCGGAGTGCTTTTACCTTATGGCTTTGTCAGAGCTCGCCAGAGCCACTGGGGACCCGAAGTACAAG ACCGAGGCCCTGAAAATGATGGATAAGATACTGTACTGGGTTCGAGTGGATGACACAGAGTTAGGCCGTCCAAAACTGGCAGGAATGGAGTCCGTGAACAAGATGGCCATACCTATGGTGATTCTATGTCTGATAGACCAACTAGTCACCATGGAACCAGGGTTACTTGACAAATATCGGAGTGACATGAAATGGTGTATCTCCCAAGTACTTTCACACGTCCAG AGAGACGGAAAGGTTGTTCTTGAAAACGTGTCTTTTGACGGTAAAGAACTACCTGGATGTGCAGGTCGACTAATGAACCCAG GTCATGCTATTGAAGCCGGTTGGGTCTTGACGACACTGGCAAATAGGCTAGAAGACAACACTCTGAAGAGCATAGCCATTGAGAAGTTCATTGACACGTCCTTCGAGAACGGTTGGGACAAGAAGTACGGTGGGATATTTTACTTTCTCGATGCAGATGGCCTGTCGCCAGCGCAACTAGAATGGAACATGAAGCTTTGGTGGCCGCACAACGAAGCTCTCATAGCATTTTTGATGGCCTACAAAGAGACGAAAAATTCTGAATACTTTCAAAAATTCTCCAAAGTCTTCGATTACGCTTACAAGCAT TTCGTCGACGATGTACACGGAGAATGGTTCGGATATCTGGATCGGAGGGGAGAAATTAATATGGATTTCAAAGGAGGGGATTACAAAG GATGTTTCCACGTGGCAAGATACCTCATGATGTGCGAAAAAATGGCCACGGAGCTGCTTGGTAATGAGTAA
- the LOC135470364 gene encoding N-acylglucosamine 2-epimerase-like isoform X3, with amino-acid sequence MESRLVEFRDKMAADLDRTMEFWLKNSHDDKYGGFFTCLTRDGKVYDETKYCWLQGRQVWTYSRLYNDVKRFHKPEILDAARNGGEFLMKYVKNPETWKCYFSLTRDGKPLKIQRTIFSECFYLMALSELARATGDPKYKTEALKMMDKILYWVRVDDTELGRPKLAGMESVNKMAIPMVILCLIDQLVTMEPGLLDKYRSDMKWCISQVLSHVQRDGKVVLENVSFDGKELPGCAGRLMNPGHAIEAGWVLTTLANRLEDNTLKSIAIEKFIDTSFENGWDKKYGGIFYFLDADGLSPAQLEWNMKLWWPHNEALIAFLMAYKETKNSEYFQKFSKVFDYAYKHFVDDVHGEWFGYLDRRGEINMDFKGGDYKGCFHVARYLMMCEKMATELLGNE; translated from the exons ATGGAAAGTAGACTAGTCGAGTTTCGGGACAAGATGGCAGCAGACTTGGACAGAACCATGGAATTTTGGCTAAAGAACTCCCACGACGATAAATATGG AGGGTTCTTCACCTGCCTCACTAGAGACGGGAAGGTGTATGACGAAACCAAATACTGCTGGCTCCAAGGCagacag GTGTGGACATATTCCAGACTGTACAATGATGTGAAACGTTTCCATAAACCTGAAATACTGGACGCTGCTCGGAAtg GAGGTGAGTTTCTtatgaaatatgtcaaaaatcCGGAGACCTGGAAGTGCTATTTTTCGCTAACAAGAGATGGGAAACCGTTGAAAATCCAGCGAACTATTTTCTCGGAGTGCTTTTACCTTATGGCTTTGTCAGAGCTCGCCAGAGCCACTGGGGACCCGAAGTACAAG ACCGAGGCCCTGAAAATGATGGATAAGATACTGTACTGGGTTCGAGTGGATGACACAGAGTTAGGCCGTCCAAAACTGGCAGGAATGGAGTCCGTGAACAAGATGGCCATACCTATGGTGATTCTATGTCTGATAGACCAACTAGTCACCATGGAACCAGGGTTACTTGACAAATATCGGAGTGACATGAAATGGTGTATCTCCCAAGTACTTTCACACGTCCAG AGAGACGGAAAGGTTGTTCTTGAAAACGTGTCTTTTGACGGTAAAGAACTACCTGGATGTGCAGGTCGACTAATGAACCCAG GTCATGCTATTGAAGCCGGTTGGGTCTTGACGACACTGGCAAATAGGCTAGAAGACAACACTCTGAAGAGCATAGCCATTGAGAAGTTCATTGACACGTCCTTCGAGAACGGTTGGGACAAGAAGTACGGTGGGATATTTTACTTTCTCGATGCAGATGGCCTGTCGCCAGCGCAACTAGAATGGAACATGAAGCTTTGGTGGCCGCACAACGAAGCTCTCATAGCATTTTTGATGGCCTACAAAGAGACGAAAAATTCTGAATACTTTCAAAAATTCTCCAAAGTCTTCGATTACGCTTACAAGCAT TTCGTCGACGATGTACACGGAGAATGGTTCGGATATCTGGATCGGAGGGGAGAAATTAATATGGATTTCAAAGGAGGGGATTACAAAG GATGTTTCCACGTGGCAAGATACCTCATGATGTGCGAAAAAATGGCCACGGAGCTGCTTGGTAATGAGTAA
- the LOC135471897 gene encoding uncharacterized protein LOC135471897, which yields MKVHHSLGLLLACFGVWAFPIDEVPDFPTGCEYEGAQYKIGDNFHKGCEEKCVCVEFNGFPVPKCSPMCEHTDTLCNMIPNVKADPEKGTNCCKIRDPACTDCVVESPVDSGNVVQIPAGERRTLETEWCQCNTDSSVKCGPLEELPVEEAAAEEVK from the exons ATGAAGGTCCATCATTCCTTAGGATTGCTTCTGGCGTGTTTTGGCGTTTGGGCATTCCCAATAGATGAAGTTCCAGATTTCCCAACAG GTTGCGAATATGAAGGAGCGCAATACAAGATTGGCGACAATTTCCATAAAGGTTGTGAggaaaaatgtgtttgtgtggaGTTTAATGGATTCCCAGTTCCGAAGTGTTCGCCGAT GTGTGAACACACTGACACCCTCTGCAATATGATTCCGAACGTAAAGGCTGACCCTGAGAAAGGAACGAACTGCTGTAAAATACGGGATCCAGCTTGTACAG ATTGTGTTGTTGAATCGCCAGTGGACTCTGGCAACGTTGTTCAAATTCCAGCTGGTGAAAGGAGAACACTTGAAACAGAGTGGTGTCAATGCAACACAGACTCCTCTGTTAAGTGTGG GCCGCTGGAGGAGTTACCTGTGGAAGAAGCAGCAGCTGAGGAAGTGAAGTAG